One Leucoraja erinacea ecotype New England chromosome 3, Leri_hhj_1, whole genome shotgun sequence genomic window carries:
- the LOC129693945 gene encoding cortexin-3-like, with product MESETTSTLLPALGPAHHSVTLEQKTTFAFVIFLFIILGILIIRCFRILLDPYRSMPTSTWADGLDGLEKGQFDYALA from the coding sequence ATGGAAAGTGAGACCACGTCCACTTTGCTGCCAGCGTTGGGGCCGGCCCACCACAGTGTAACGCTGGAGCAGAAAACCACCTTCGCTTTCGTTATTTTCCTTTTCATCATCTTGGGAATCCTCATCATAAGGTGCTTCAGGATCCTCCTGGATCCGTACAGGAGCATGCCCACGTCTACTTGGGCGGACGGGCTGGACGGATTGGAGAAAGGACAGTTCGACTATGCCTTGGCCTGA